TCGAAGGTTGTAAGGAGTACAATATCACGTGGGTTGTTTTTGAACTCTTTTTCAAGATACCGGTAGCTTAGGTAGGAGTCCTTACCGCCGCTCCAAAAAAGCACATCACACTCTTTTGTCACGCAATAGTCTTCATGAATTAAGGTTGGTACTTTTGCGGCATGAACTCGCTTATTCGCGGGCACCTTATCGTGAGCGAAAGGACAATGGCGACACCCGCAGCCACAACAGCTACCCCGTGCCAAATGACCCAGTTCGGTAATTACTCGGTATCCTGTGTCGGGATCCGTATAAGACTTTTCACCCTTGCCAACGGCTTGGGCATGTATGGTTTGAAAACTATCGTTCGGCATTACTAAACTCTTACCGGTCTAAGACCGTCTCCAAACAGGTCGTGTGATCATCCAGATTAACAAGGGTGCTCCCAGCCCAGATGTCATGACCCCGACGGGCAGTTCGCGGCCATCCAAACAGGTTCGCGCAACCGTATCACAAAGTACGAGAAACCCAGCCCCCAACACAGCAGACATAGGTAAGAGAAGCCGGCGAGAAGCGCCAAAAACTTTTCTCACAAAATGCGGCACAATCAGCCCCACAAAAGCAATAGGGCCGCACCAGGCCACACAAGCTCCAACCCCTAAAGCGCCTACTCCAAGAATAAGCGTGCGAACTCGAACCACCGAGACCCCTTGGCTTAGAGCTTTTTCTTCGCCCAGCATCATCGATTCCAAAGCACGGGAGTGCAGCATCATGGTTACAACCGTGACCAACGCAAACGGAACCAGCATCACAACGCCCTTGTAGCCCACCTGTGCCAAATTGCCCAAGGACCATCGAACGGCTTCAAAAGTACTGGCCATATCCGCTTGAAACTGTAACCCGGTGGAAATAGCGCCTGCCGCCAATGTCATCGCAATACCGGCTAATAAGACATCATGAATACGCGCTTTCCCAGAAGCTGCGATGTAGGCGATACAAAACGTAACCGCCAAAGCTCCAAGGAATGCACAAATCGCGACCATTGGGAGGTAAGTTGTTCCCATCCCTCCGACCAAGACCGCAATCAAGGCGCCAAGCGCTGCACCCGCGGTTGTACCCACGGTACTCGGGGTCGCCAGCACATTAGAAAAAATCGTTTGGTAAGCCGCACCACAAATACCTAATACCGTGCCCACCAAAGTAGCCATCGCAACGCGTGGTACTCGTAGCTGCCAAAAGACAAAATCAAACTGCTCGGGCGAGACTTCAGGTCCCACCCAAGGACACATTGCAATAATTGCCAGGACAACCAACACGGCAAAGAAACAGGATCCAGTCTTTGACATCAAACACTCCCCTTCGGTGCAATCCCAAAATAGGGACCGCCTTCAGTGGAGAGAGTCGTGAACTGAACATCAAAAAGAGTCGATAAATAATTGGGTAATTGAGGTTCCGTAAGTCGTTCATCAAAGGCGAGCGATCCCTGACTCAACCCCACCACACGTACCTCTCCTGCTCGTTCATGCACACCAACTTGGCGCAAGAGGTTCACGTCATGTGTCACGCACACAATCGTTTTACCCTCTCGCCACAGTTCACCGAGTAAAGTGTAAACCTGAAGCTGCTGCCCCGGGTCGAGGTGATTGCCCGGCTCATCCACGAGCAGTATCGGAGCACTTTGAGCCAAAAGACAGGCAAGCGACACCCGCTGACACTCGCCACCAGAGAGTGTTGAAACGAACCGCTCAAGCATATGACTCATATTGACTCGCTCAAGAGCCTTCTTGGCTGCCTCTATACTATCACTCGTGGACTCTCTAAAGCGGTACCGCGAGGTCATTACAAAATCGAGAACAGCCATCGGCTCGGCCGTAAAGTCTTTTTGTGGAAGCCAAGCAAGATGAGCAGATCGCTCACGAGGTGAGAGGTTTTCTAGGTCTTGACCAAAAAGCGTCAAGCCACCCTGATAAGGCGACATAAACCCCAATAAGGTTTTCAAAATACTCGTTTTGCCTGAGCCATTCGGTCCCACAATCGCAACAAAGCTTCCTTCAGCGACCTCTAAATTGATACCTCTAAGAATGGTTTGGGTACCGCGCTCGATTCGCAGCTCTCGGATATCAATAGCTGCGGTCATGGTTGAACCTTGCCCACACGCTGAACTTCAAGCTTGAGTGCCTCGACGAAGTCTAGAATTCCCGGTCCCGTCCCCATCAATTCTTTGCCAACAAGGAAACCAATTTTATTCGTTTGAACAGCTTTGAGTGTTCCGAGCTGATCAAGCCGCTCTGCATAAACTTTTTTATCCTCTTTTGAGAATTCAGGTTGAGAGATCATGGTAATGATCATATCAGGATCAATCTTGAGCAGCTCTTCCAGCGACATCGACGGTGCACCAGAGATATCCTTATCCACGGCGTTTAAGGCTCCAGCTGCATGAAGCCCCGCACCATGTAACGAATTACGTTTGATGTACCACAGGCTACCACCATCAAAATTGGAAAGTCCCAAGAGTAAAAGAACGCGAGGGCCAGTGGCATTCTTTTCAACGTGAAGCACAGAAGACAGCTTATCCGAGAGGTCCGAAGCGCTTGGGGAGTTATTGGTCATCTCACCCAATAATCTGGTGCTTGTTGTCACGTCATCCAAGGTCAACCAAGTAAGTGCCTGGGTTTGTGTGATCGCTTCAAGGTTTTTGTAGTCGGCTTGCTTCGTGGTCTCGAGTAAAATCAAATCTGGCTTCAAACCGACGATGCTCTCGTAATTGGGTGTTAAGCCAGTCCCAACACGCTTCACCTCTTTAAGCTCGTCGTATTCATCGCAATAGTCGCTGATGCCAACCAAATGGTTCGCGGCTCCCAAGAGGACCAAAGTTTGAGTCAGCGCCGGCGATAAACTCACGATACGCTGGTACTCAGGCGCACGTTCCAGGGAATCACTTCCACTTAGCTCACTCAGCCAGCTCATCATCCCGTAAGACGAGGCAACGGTCATCACCGCGAGGGTGATCACCCAAAACCAGGCTCCTAGGCTTTTTTGTTCTCTTGCCGCCATGTACTTTCAACTACCATTCAATGTGTCGAGGAGCTTTCATGGGGAATGTTTTGGCTTCAGCCGCAACCTCTCTCCCGCCCCGCATCTCAACACCACGATGGACCTAAAAACTCAAGCCTTTCAGGACTTTTCGGGAAATTTGGGGCGACCCAATCGGCAAAGCTCTAGAAAATGGGAACAGGAATATCCGGGAGC
Above is a genomic segment from Deltaproteobacteria bacterium containing:
- a CDS encoding iron ABC transporter permease produces the protein MSKTGSCFFAVLVVLAIIAMCPWVGPEVSPEQFDFVFWQLRVPRVAMATLVGTVLGICGAAYQTIFSNVLATPSTVGTTAGAALGALIAVLVGGMGTTYLPMVAICAFLGALAVTFCIAYIAASGKARIHDVLLAGIAMTLAAGAISTGLQFQADMASTFEAVRWSLGNLAQVGYKGVVMLVPFALVTVVTMMLHSRALESMMLGEEKALSQGVSVVRVRTLILGVGALGVGACVAWCGPIAFVGLIVPHFVRKVFGASRRLLLPMSAVLGAGFLVLCDTVARTCLDGRELPVGVMTSGLGAPLLIWMITRPVWRRS
- a CDS encoding ABC transporter ATP-binding protein, which codes for MTAAIDIRELRIERGTQTILRGINLEVAEGSFVAIVGPNGSGKTSILKTLLGFMSPYQGGLTLFGQDLENLSPRERSAHLAWLPQKDFTAEPMAVLDFVMTSRYRFRESTSDSIEAAKKALERVNMSHMLERFVSTLSGGECQRVSLACLLAQSAPILLVDEPGNHLDPGQQLQVYTLLGELWREGKTIVCVTHDVNLLRQVGVHERAGEVRVVGLSQGSLAFDERLTEPQLPNYLSTLFDVQFTTLSTEGGPYFGIAPKGSV
- a CDS encoding ABC transporter substrate-binding protein, producing MAAREQKSLGAWFWVITLAVMTVASSYGMMSWLSELSGSDSLERAPEYQRIVSLSPALTQTLVLLGAANHLVGISDYCDEYDELKEVKRVGTGLTPNYESIVGLKPDLILLETTKQADYKNLEAITQTQALTWLTLDDVTTSTRLLGEMTNNSPSASDLSDKLSSVLHVEKNATGPRVLLLLGLSNFDGGSLWYIKRNSLHGAGLHAAGALNAVDKDISGAPSMSLEELLKIDPDMIITMISQPEFSKEDKKVYAERLDQLGTLKAVQTNKIGFLVGKELMGTGPGILDFVEALKLEVQRVGKVQP